In Lycium ferocissimum isolate CSIRO_LF1 unplaced genomic scaffold, AGI_CSIRO_Lferr_CH_V1 ctg16489, whole genome shotgun sequence, one DNA window encodes the following:
- the LOC132042596 gene encoding uncharacterized mitochondrial protein AtMg00810-like, whose protein sequence is MGYTASKNDSSLFSKMSSSLSLLLAVYVDDILLEGDDDYEISALKNFLDAQFKIKDLGCVHYFLCLEVPKVPLRYVVNQHKYTQDLLSEFHCADAKPALTPLDPHLKLSVDSGDPMLILPCIEDLLGS, encoded by the coding sequence ATGGGCTACACTGCTAGCAAGAATGACAGTTCACTTTTTTCCAAGATGTCTTCCTCCTTATCTTTATTGCTAGctgtgtatgttgatgatattctcCTGGAGGgagatgatgattatgaaattTCTGCCCTCAAGAACTTCTTGGATGCTCagtttaaaattaaagatcTTGGTTGTGTCCACTACTTTCTTTGTCTTGAAGTGCCCAAAGTTCCTCTTAGGTATGTGGTCAATCAACACAAGTACACACAGGATCTCCTTTCAGAATTCCATTGTGCTGATGCCAAGCCTGCTTTGACTCCCCTTGATCCTCATCTGAAACTGTCTGTTGATTCAGGGGATCCCATGTTGATCCTTCCTTGTATAGAAGACTTATTGGGAAGTTGA
- the LOC132042598 gene encoding uncharacterized protein LOC132042598 → MAPEQSQSQTTVLATTSDNISTSFTIDASHPLYVHPSDNPGIMLVPTPFSGFGYNSRKRNVLIALSAKNKASLVNGRISKPSEDSHLYDYWVRRNDMVFAWLSNSLSKDIAESVLYCNTARDIWKDIEERYGQSNASRYYQIQREIAEVSQGDSDIASYFTRLRRLWDELRTASFGPECTCGAEPQCNAGQRLIKFLTRLNDFYSNVRSNILMITPVPTLGKAYSMLLHDEKQREIQSPRPLFLSDSTSFISKVSPSTYGSTSGKAVLNSYAPTSGKPGPSSYASSSGGVSGIYASTSGTKSYSQRVNFDHRKPELVCKYCKWHGHSVEKCYRLHGFPADFKFTKNKKSAACVQVNDGQLTPSASSDSFSSSFSPAHGFSREQYSHLMKLFYQSQIPDSTTNTADDSAAMAAFAGMVCSFATYTVALTCLSKLKDNSWIIDSVATNHMTPHKDLLHNIKPLLFPYLVTLPNGYKVKVNCTGSLLLCSDLVPSMKRPLEVGRAANGFAYDYSRVTWTHLLSCKSNAFNTIKAFISMIKTHFNATVQTIRSDNAFELGSSTEASSFFSDSGIIHQTTIPHTPQQNGVVERKHKHLLETSRALLFQSKLPTKYWGMLCFMNMFFPYHSSSPASSFPAFSSDFVDNPSHLSSSSPPSLSSSPSPTSPSVPPTSPSTQPPSSSPPSPSIPVLPPTSVPTRASSRHKTTPKYLHDFICSSVSPTVPIDPTFSSSELHIHETQYYQQAASNPDWQAAMDLEFKALDAN, encoded by the exons ATGGCACCAGAACAGTCTCAATCACAAACTACTGTGCTTGCTACTACTTCTGATAATATTAGCACTAGTTTTACAATAGATGCTTCCCATCCTTTGTATGTGCACCCTTCAGACAATCCGGGTATTATGTTGGTGCCAACTCCTTTCTCTGGGTTTGGTTATAACTCCAGGAAAAGGAATGTGCTTATTGCTTTGTCTGCTAAGAATAAAGCTAGTCTAGTTAATGGTAGAATATCCAAGCCTAGTGAAGACTCTCATTTATATGATTACTGGGTAAGAAGAAATGATATGGTGTTTGCCTGGTTGAGCAATTCTTTGTCCAAAGATATAGCTGAGAGTGTTCTTTATTGTAACACTGCAAGAGACATTTGGAAAGACATAGAAGAGAGGTATGGTCAGTCCAATGCCAGTAGGTATTACCAAATCCAAAGGGAAATTGCTGAAGTTTCCCAAGGTGATTCAGATATTGCTAGTTACTTTACCAGGCTTAGGAGACTTTGGGATGAACTTAGGACTGCCTCTTTTGGCCCAGAATGCACTTGTGGGGCAGAACCACAATGCAATGCGGGAcaaagacttatcaagttccTCACTAGGCTTAATGACTTTTATTCAAATGTGAGGAGCAATATCCTCATGATCACTCCTGTCCCAACCTTAGGGAAGGCATATTCAATGCTCCTTCATGATGAGAAACAAAGAGAAATACAATCACCAAGACCCCTTTTCCTTTCAGATTCAACTTCCTTCATTTCCAAAGTTAGTCCTAGTACATATGGTTCAACCTCTGGGAAGGCTGTCCTTAATTCTTATGCTCCAACTTCTGGGAAGCCTGGTCCTAGCTCTTATGCTTCTAGTTCTGGGGGTGTTTCTGGTATATATGCCTCAACTTCTGGGACTAAGTCTTACAGTCAAAGGGTTAATTTTGATCATAGAAAGCCAGAGCTAGTGTGCAAGTACTGCAAGTGGCATGGTCATTCAGTAGAGAAATGCTATAGGTTACATGGGTTCCCTGCTGACTTCAAGTTcacaaagaacaagaagagtGCAGCTTGTGTTCAAGTCAATGATGGTCAGCTGACACCATCAGCTTCATCTGATAGCTTTTCATCCTCATTCTCTCCTGCTCATGGTTTCTCAAGGGAACAATACAGTCACCTCATGAAACTCTTCTACCAGTCTCAAATCCCTGATTCTACCACAAATACTGCAGATGATTCTGCTGCTATGGCTGCCTTTGCAGGTATGGTTTGTAGTTTTGCTACTTACACTGTGGCTTTAACTTGTTTATCTAAGTTGAAGGATAATAGTTGGATCATAGATTCCGTAGCTACAAACCATATGACACCACACAAAGATCTTCTTCACAATATAAAACCACTTCTCTTCCCTTATCTTGTCACCCTTCCTAATGGTTACAAAGTCAAGGTCAATTGCACTGGCTCCTTATTATTGTGCAGTGACCTT GTCCCTTCTATGAAGAGGCCCTTGGAAGTTGGTAGAGCAGCAAATGGGTT TGCTT ATGATTACTCTAGAGTTACATGGACACATCTCCTATCTTGTAAGAGCAATGCCTTCAATACCATTAAAGCTTTTATTTCCATGATCAAAACTCATTTTAATGCCACTGTCCAAACAATTAGATCTGACAATGCTTTTGAGCTTGGGTCAAGCACAGAggcttcttctttcttctctgatTCTGGTATAATCCACCAGACCACCATCCCTCACACTCCACAGCAAAATGGAGTTGTTGAGAGGAAACATAAGCACTTGTTAGAAACCTCGAGAGCTCTCCTCTTTCAGTCTAAACTTCCTACCAAGTACTGGG GGATGTTGTGTTTCATGAACATGTTTTTTCCATACCACTCCTCTTCCCCTGCTTCTTCCTTTCCAGCCTTCTCTTCTGATTTTGTAGATAATCCTTCtcatctctcttcttcttctcctccttcacTCTCCTCTTCTCCTTCACCCACATCACCATCTGTACCTCCAACTTCACCCTCCACACAACCACCTTCATCCTCTCCACCATCTCCTTCTATTCCGGTTCTTCCTCCAACTTCTGTTCCTACAAGGGCTTCTTCCAGACATAAAACTACTCCCAAGTACCttcatgatttcatttgttCTTCAGTTTCCCCTACTGTCCCTATTGATCCTACTTTTTCCTCATCTGAGTTGCACATACATGAGACACAATACTACCAACAGGCTGCCTCCAACCCTGACTGGCAGGCTGCTATGGACCTAGAATTCAAGGCACTTGATGCAAATTAG